From the Paenibacillus sp. MMS20-IR301 genome, the window TATCCCAATAGTGTTGTAAGCGAGCGCCCAGAACAAATTCTGCTTGATGTTGCGCATCGTCTTGCGGCTCATCAGAATAGCATCAGGGATGCTCAGCAGATCGCCGCGCATCAGGGTAATATCCGCCGCTTCCATCGCCACATCGGTACCCGTACCGATTGCCATGCCGGTGTCAGCGGTGGCCAGCGCAGGCGCGTCGTTGATGCCGTCACCGACCATGGCCACTTTGACTCCGCCGCTCTGCAGCCTGCGGATTTCGGCAGCCTTGCCCTCCGGCAGCACCTCGGCCAGCACCGTGCGGATACCCGCCTGTTCAGCAATGGCCCGGGCTGTAATCTGATTATCCCCGGTGATCATCACAACCTCGATACCCATCTCATGTAATCTGGCTACCGCTGCACGCGAAGTTTCCTTAATGGTGTCAGCCACCGCTACAACTCCGGCTATCGCGTCATCCACCGAGACCAGCATCGCTGTTTTGCCTTCCTGCTCCAGCCGGGTCATGATGGCTGCCCACGGCTCAATCTCGAGGCCGCTCTCCTCCATCATCCGCCGTGTGCCTACGCTGACCCGGCGGCCGTCTACTACAGCAGAGACGCCGCGCCCCGGCACGGCCTGGAACTGCCCGGCAGGCGGCAGCTCAATATTCCTGCCCTGTGCACCGGCTACAATAGCATCTGCGAGCGGATGCTCCGAGAGCTTCTCAGCGGCTGCAGTAACGGCCAGCAGCCGGTTCTCGGCGAGCACCTTCCCCTGTGCGGCAATTCCCGTAGTGGTCACGATATCGGTCAATACCGGCTTGCCGCTTGTCACGGTTCCGGTTTTATCCACAACAACCACCTTAATTTCCTGCGCGGCTTCCAGATGCTCGCCGCCCTTGAACAGAATGCCGAACTCCGCCGCCCGGCCTGAGCCGGCCATAATCGAAGTCGGGGTTGCCAGCCCAAGCGCACACGGACAGGCAATAACCAGTACGGCGATCGCTTTCTCCAGCGCATCAGCGAACTGTCCCGGTGCCCCCCAGACATACCAGATTACAAAGGTTAAGGCCGCAATGCCCACTACAATCGGTACGAAAATCCCGGAGATCACATCCGCAATCCGCTGGATCGGCGCCTTGGAGCCTTGCGCCTCCTCCACCACCCGGATGATCTGCGCCAGCGCGGTATCCCGGCCGACCTTACGGGCTTTGATCCGCAGCATGCCGTTCTTGTTCAGCGTAGCACCGATTACAGCATCTCCCGGTTTCTTCTCCACCGGAATGCTCTCCCCGGTCAGCATAGACTCATCTACCGAGGACAATCCCTCTACTACCTCACCGTCTACCGGAACTTTAGTTCCCGGCTTCACCAGTACGATATCTCCCGGAACTACCTCCTCGACGGGAATGCTCAGCTCAGCACCGTCACGCACAACCAGCGCTGTCTTAGCCTGCAGCCCCATCAGGCTGCGGATCGCATCCGATGAGCGTCCTTTAGCCAGCGCCTCAAACCATTTGCCGACCAGAATCAGTGTAATCAGAATCGCGCTGGTCTCATAATACATATCTACCGTATGGTTCATCCCGCTCATCTTCAGGGAGTCTATTGTCAGATACAGGCTGTAAAAATACGCTGCCGAGGTACCCAGCACCACCAGCACATCCATATTCGCGCTGCCGTTCTTCAGTGCCTTATAAGCACTGACGTAGAACTGCCAGCCGATCAGGAACTGTACTGGCGTTGCCAGCACCAGCTGGAACCAGGGATTCATCAGGATATCCGGTGTCCATATCCATGAGGTGAAGGAGAAATGCCCGGCCATCGCCCAGAGCAGCGGCAGTGACAGGATTGCGGAGATAATCCATTTATTCCGCTTATGCAGGATCTCCTCCCCGCGCTGGGCGGTAATATCCTTCCGGTCCTGCTTCAGCGCCGCCTTATACCCGATGCTGCTTACCTTATCTATAATCTCGGCTGTACTGATATTGCCCGGGGAGTATTCGACATGGGCCGTCTCCAGGGCCAGGTTCACATTAACAGCCGCTATTCCGGGCATCCGCCCCAGCACCTTCTCAATCCGTGCCGAGCAGGCGGCACAGGTCATACCCGAAATATCGAAATCTGCCGTTTCCTTCAGCGTATCGTAACCAAGGGAACGGATCTTCTCTTCGATCTGCGGCAGGCCGGCGATATTCGGGTCAAACCCCACCGTAGCCTGCTCCAGAGCCAGATTAACATTGGCCCGGGATACCCCCTCCATGCGGGACAGTCCCTTCTCAATCCGCGCTGCACAAGCAGAGCAGGTCATCCCGGTAATCTGCAGCGTTGCCTGCCCTGCCGGTTCTGCAATCTTGTTCATGCTGTACACACCTCCGCATACCCCCAAGGGGTATAATTATAATGAAAAGAAAAGGCTCTGTCGCAGGCTCCCCTTAAGCAATAGGGTGTCCGGCTCCAAGCCCTTCCAATACAATTTCCGCAATTAAACTACGTCGTAGCCCTGATCTTCAATCGCTGCCTTAATGGCTTCAAGGCTTACAGTGTTCTCGTCGAATTCAACCGCTACTGTCTTCGCCGGCAGGTCAACCTTAGCAGCCGCGCCTACGCCGCTAACCGCCTTCTCCACAGCACTTACACAGTGACCACAAGACATTCCTTCTACATTCAATGTTACGTTCGACATTTGATTACCCTCCTAATTATTATAGCATTACCTTATTGTTCAGCATCCGCTTACCCGGGGTCAGCATCCGCTTAGCTTGCCAGCGGATGCCTGCTCTTATTACTCCCTTTCATGCCTATAGAGTTTGATCTTGAGAAAATACAATAAAAGATGGAAGTAACGGAGGGGATTTTTGGAACTGCAGGAGCGCCAGCGTCCGCCTTTAGGTTTGGATTTCTACCGTGGCCACGGTATCATTCAGGAAATCCAAACCTAACAGCGGCCGAAAGTCCAAAAAGCACCGCAGTTACGGCCCTCATCATAATTGCAACTTCTCCGTTCAAACTCTTTAGGCCGCCCTTCACTTCATTAGCTTATTAACCGTAACCAGCAGCTCATCGATAACCTCATGCTCTCCGGCTTCGATCCGCTCGATAATACAGCTCTTCATATGTCCCTCAAGCAGCAGCTTGCCGACACTGTTCAGTGCAGCTTGTACCGCAGCCAGCTGATTCAGCACATCATCGCAATAGGTATCGCGTTCTATCATGCCTTTGACGCCGCGGATCTGCCCCTCAATCCGGTTAAGCCGGCTATTCAGTCCGCTCTTAAACTCCGGGGAATGATGGCTCTTGCGTACACCGGGAGCGGAGGAATGGCAGTCTTCAGCGCAGTCATGCCCGGCATGCTCCTTCTCATTCTTTGCAGACACAGGAATCAGCCTCCTTACTCATTACTATAATATACCCCCCATGGGTATGTCAAGCGTGACGACTCTTTCCGTTTCCATGCTGATTTGACATGTATATTGCTGCCAATTAGCAGGAAATCTTTTCTGTGAACGCGAATTTCCTAGAAGAAAGGTTTCCAAACTATTTGAATGGAGGAGGAACAGTGCTCAAATCAATGATCAGCCTTATGCATCGCAGCAGGAGCTTAATGTACTCCTTTCTCATCTGCTTTGCCGGGCTGGGCTTATTCATATTCAATATCACCGATAAGGCTTTCCGCTTCTCTCCGGCCGATTGGGGCTGGATCACAGCCATGTCAGGATCAGCCGTCCTGCTCACCGTCTTTACCTTCCAGCTGCCGCCGCAGGGCAACGGGCTGTCACTGGATTCCTCCGTATATCTGGCCTGTATTTTTATCTTCGGACCCTCCTTCGCCCTGCTGGTGCTGCTGCTGTCCTCCCTCGTGCTGGTGTTCATCGAATGGGGAACAACGCTGCTTTGGAAGCACCTGAATAACTTTGCGATATACTGCATTCTGATCAGCTCAGCAGCCTTTATCTTCACGTTGTCCGGCGGACGGCAAGGCCCGCTCCTCGGCAGTCATCTGCCGGCCTACGCCAGTGCCATGCTGGTCTACTTCAGCCTGAATCTGCTTCTTGTCGGGATATTCTACTATTTAATGTTCCATGAGAATCTGTACACTACACTCAAAGATATGCTGACCGACGCTGTACTTGCCTATCTGTGCACACTGGTGCTCTCTCTGGTGCTTACCGTCCTGCTCTACTACAACGGGATGACCGGACTGGCGCTCTTCCTCGGGCTAAGCATTCTGATCTCGTATTCCTTCAAGCGGCTGTTCAGCATGTACCGGAGCATTGAGGAACGGGCGAACCGGGACCAGCGGACCGGACTGTACAACCACAGCTACTTCGAGGCAGCCCTGGAGGAGGAAATGCGCAGATCGGAGGCTAGCGGCCAGGCGCTCTCCCTCGCGATGATCGATATCGATGATTTCAAGAAATATAATGATCATTTCGGTCATCTCAAGGGCGACGGCTTGATTGTCTTTCTGGCAGATTTATTGACAAAAGAAACTGCAAGCACCGGAATTATCGTCTCCCGGTACGGCGGGGAGGAATTTACCCTGCTGCTGCCGGGCTATGATGCCGCGCAAGCCAAGGTGTTCATCGAGCAGCTGCGCAAACTGCTTAATAACTCCATCTTTGAAGGCACCGAGATCTTCCCCCAGGGCTGTCTCGCCTTCTCGGCAGGCATCGCCGGATATCAGCCGGATGTTCACTTCAAGTCCGAACTGGTTGATCATGCCGACCAGGCGCTCTATTATGCCAAGAAGCAGGGCAAAAATATGGTGCATATCTACGGCAACCAGTCCTCACTGGAGCGTGACATCGATTTCAGCCAGGATGTGCGCGACATTGAGCAACAGCTGAACCTGTTCATGTATAAGGATCTGGAGACCTTCAAGCATTCGAAACGAGTATTCCGCTATGCTATGGATATCAGCGAGCTGCTTCAGCTGGACAATCCTGCAAGGCGCCAATTCACGCTCGGGGCACTTATCCATGACATCGGCAAGCTGGAGATTCCCTGGGGCATCCTGAATAAGAAGGACAAGCTCCTGCCGGAGGAATGGGAGATGGTCAAATGGCATGTGACCTGGGGCAAGGAAATGGCCCTGACCAATGACAAGTACAAAGAGCTGGCCCCCTATATTGAGCTGCATCATGAGCGTTATGACGGCAAAGGCTACCCGTACGGCTTCAAGGGCGAAGAGATTCCCCGCCTCTGCCGGATGCTGACTATTATTGACTCCTTCGATGCAATGACTACAGAGCGTCCGTATCAGCCGACCAAATCCTTTAACGAAGCTATTGCAGAGCTGCGCGCCTGTGCGGGAACACAGTTTGACCCTGAGCTGACCGAGCTGTTCATCGGATATATTGAAGCCCGTGAGCTGCGTCCCATTGGTGCTGCTATATCATGAATAACAATTTGCCTGCGGCGCAGGAATGAATGCCGGCCCGTTATGGAATAATTAGAAGACCCGCCGTTCTTGGCTTACAAGGGCGGCTTATTTGCGTCTGCATTTATTTTGCCCAGAAAAAGATTGCTCCCCTATTCAAATTTGAATATAATGAGATTTGTCATTGAATACTTAAGCGAAAAGGAGTTTGTACATGCACACAAAAGAAAGCAATCTTAAGCTCGTCGTTGCCGGACTGCTGCTCGGCATTCTGATGTCCGCTATGGATAATACGATTGTTGCCTCGGCGATGGGTACCATTGTCTCTGAACTGGGGGGGCTTGATAAAATCGTCTGGGTAACCTCAGCCTACATGGTCATGGTTATGGCCGGTACGCCGATCTTCGGCAAGCTGTCCGATATGTACGGGCGCAAACGGTTCTTCATCTTCGGACTAATTGTATTCCTGATCGGTTCAGCCCTCTGCGGTACGGCGGCCAGCATCACCCAACTGAGTATTTACCGGGCGATACAAGGGATTGGCGGCGGTGCGCTGATGCCGATTGCCTTCACGATTGTCTTTGATATTTTCCCGCCGCAGTCCAGAGGCAAGCTTACCGGCTTATTCGGTGCAGTCTTCGGTATTTCCAGTGTCATCGGCCCGCTGCTTGGCGCTTATATTACCGACTACGTCGGCTGGAACTGGATCTTCTATATCAACCTGCCGATTGGCGTAGTTTCGTTCTTCCTGATCATGAGCTCCTATAAAGAATCTGTATCCCATGCCAAGCAAAAGATTGACTGGGGCGGTGCCTTCACGCTGGTGGCGGGCATTATCTGCCTGATGTTCGCGCTGGAGCTGGGCGGCAACCAGTATGCCTGGGATTCAGCTACCATTCTCGGACTGTTCGCCGGCTTTGCTGTATTCCTGATCGCCTTCATCTTCATTGAACGGGTTGCGGCTGAACCGGTAATCTCCTTCGCCATGTTCCGCAAACGGCTGTTTGCCACAAGCAGTCTGCTCGGATTGTTCTACGGTTCTGCTTTTATTGTGGCGACTGTATACATTCCAATCTTTGTCCAAGGGGTATACGGCGGTTCCGCTACCAACTCCGGCCTGATTCTGATGCCGATGATGATCGGTACGGTTGTAGGCAGCCAGTCGGGGGGCCTGCTCACTACCAAAACAAGCTTCCGCAATATCATGATGCTGTCGGCTGTCTGCTTCGTTGCCGGGATTTTCTCACTCAGCACCCTGACTCCGGACACCTCCCGCCTGCTGCTGAATGTATTCATGGCATTGACAGGATTCGGAGTCGGCTTCTCCTTCTCCGTGCTCAGCATGTCCTCCATCCATCATTTCGACATGCGCCAGCGGGGGTCGGCAACGTCTACCAGCACCTTCCTGCGCTCCCTCGGCATGACGCTGGGGATTACCATCTTCGGGATTATCCAGCGCAACAGCTTCACCTCGGAGCTTGGTGCAGCCTTCGGCAACAGCGGCCAGGCTTCCTCCTTCGGCGATCCGCGTGCTGCGCTGACTCCTGAAGCCCGGGCACAAATTCCGGCGCCGGTGCTGGAGAAGATTACACATTCGTTATCCGCTTCAATTACGCATACGTTCATGTGGGCAATTGTGCCTGCGGCGCTTGCAGTTGTGTTTGTTCTGGTGATGCCGAAGGACCGCCTGCTCGTTCAGCCGAAGGAATCGCAGCCGGCTTCAGGCCAGCGGTAAGCGGACATGTCCATGAAGCTGCTGATTCTGGGCTTGCTCCTGGAACGGGATATGCACCCTTATGAAATCACACTAGTCATGAAGGAACGCACAATGGATCAGTTCATCAAGCTGCAGATGGGCTCCCTGTATTATGCTGTGGATAAGCTGGCCGAAGGCGGACATATTGAAGCCGTCGAGATTATCCGCAGCCCTGACCGCCCCGATAAGACAATCTACCGGATCACTGATAAAGGCAGAGAACTCATGGAGCAGCTAATTCTGCAGCAGATCAAGACCAGTGGTCAGCTCTATCATCCGCTCTACATGGCCTTGGCCCTCTCGCGTTATATTGATCAGGAGAAGGTTGAGCGGCTGCTGGAGGAACGGATCCGGGAGACAGAACACCAGGTGAACTACGCTTACCAGGTATATGAGGAGCATATTACGGTGGTCCCCCGCTCAGCGCTGCATCTGATGTACGGCCGATATGAGCACAGTCTGACTGAGCTGAAATGGCTGAAGCGTCTGCATCAGGATGTGGTTGACCGCAGGCTGAGTGATACCGGCAGACCGATTGATTTATAGCATCATCTGCACAAGAGGATTGTTCCCTGCCGCTGCCTGCGGCCCGGGACAATCCTCTATTTGTACTGCGGAATACCATACCAGTTCCTGAAGGTGTACAATATTCTCGCAGTCATTAATTCAACAGGTATGGAGGGATACAATTGCTGAAAGCGTTACCGCTAAACAAACGCGGCATTCCTGCCAGCCGCATTGCTCTAGGTTGCATGGGACTCGGCGGAGAATGGGACCATGAGCCGGTTACGGCTGGTCAAATTAAACAGGGTCATGAGGCCCTTGAAGCAGCGCTGTCGATCGGAATTAACTTCTTTGATCATGCGGATATTTATACCCGCGGCAAGGCGGAGAAGGTATTCGGGCAGATTTTCAAGGAGCGTCCGGGCCTGCGCGATGAAGTTATTCTGCAGTCGAAATGCGGAATCAGGCTAATGGAGCCCGGGGATATCACCAATATGTTTGATTTCTCGAAGGAGCATATTCTGGGCAGTGTAGACGGAACGCTCTCGCGGCTGGGCACAGATTATATCGATATTCTGCTGCTCCACCGCCCGGACCCGCTTATGGATCCCGAAGAGGTTGCTGAAGCACTGCATCAGCTTAAGGCCGCCGGCAAGGTGCGCCACTTCGGCGTCTCCAACATGAGCGCCGCCCAGATCAAGCTGCTGCAGGCCTACTGTGACGAGCCGTTCATCGTGAATCAGCTGCATATGAGCCTGGCCAAAATCAGTTGGGTCGACGCCGCACTCAGCGTGAACCGTGAACAGTGGAAGGATATCACCTTCCCCGAGGGCACGATAGAATACTGCCGCGAAGAGAACATCCAGCTCCAGGCCTGGGGGCCGCTGGCCCAGGGTCTGTTCAGCGGCCGCCCGCTGGAGGGGCAGCCTGAAAGTGTAGTGAACACCGCAGCCAGAGTCCGTGCGCTCGCTGAGGAGAAGAACACAACCCCCGAAGCGATCGTACTGGCCTGGCTGATGACTTATCCTGCAGCAATTCAGCCGGTCATCGGCACGGTTAATCCGCTGCGCATCAAGGCCTGTGCAGGCGCGGAGAGCATTCAGCTTACGCGCAAGGAATGGTACGAGCTGTATGTCAGCTCGCGCGGGGAGAAGCTCCCTTAGGGAAACTGCTCTCATTATCCTTAGCTGATGAATGACAGATTGTCCCCCGGAAATTAACATTTAAATATAAACCCTGAATAACCGGTATGCGCCAGGCGCAGCCGGTTATTTTTTTGCAAAAACGACATATTCATT encodes:
- a CDS encoding heavy metal translocating P-type ATPase: MNKIAEPAGQATLQITGMTCSACAARIEKGLSRMEGVSRANVNLALEQATVGFDPNIAGLPQIEEKIRSLGYDTLKETADFDISGMTCAACSARIEKVLGRMPGIAAVNVNLALETAHVEYSPGNISTAEIIDKVSSIGYKAALKQDRKDITAQRGEEILHKRNKWIISAILSLPLLWAMAGHFSFTSWIWTPDILMNPWFQLVLATPVQFLIGWQFYVSAYKALKNGSANMDVLVVLGTSAAYFYSLYLTIDSLKMSGMNHTVDMYYETSAILITLILVGKWFEALAKGRSSDAIRSLMGLQAKTALVVRDGAELSIPVEEVVPGDIVLVKPGTKVPVDGEVVEGLSSVDESMLTGESIPVEKKPGDAVIGATLNKNGMLRIKARKVGRDTALAQIIRVVEEAQGSKAPIQRIADVISGIFVPIVVGIAALTFVIWYVWGAPGQFADALEKAIAVLVIACPCALGLATPTSIMAGSGRAAEFGILFKGGEHLEAAQEIKVVVVDKTGTVTSGKPVLTDIVTTTGIAAQGKVLAENRLLAVTAAAEKLSEHPLADAIVAGAQGRNIELPPAGQFQAVPGRGVSAVVDGRRVSVGTRRMMEESGLEIEPWAAIMTRLEQEGKTAMLVSVDDAIAGVVAVADTIKETSRAAVARLHEMGIEVVMITGDNQITARAIAEQAGIRTVLAEVLPEGKAAEIRRLQSGGVKVAMVGDGINDAPALATADTGMAIGTGTDVAMEAADITLMRGDLLSIPDAILMSRKTMRNIKQNLFWALAYNTIGIPVAALGFLAPWLAGAAMAFSSVSVVLNALRLQRVKL
- a CDS encoding MDR family MFS transporter; translation: MHTKESNLKLVVAGLLLGILMSAMDNTIVASAMGTIVSELGGLDKIVWVTSAYMVMVMAGTPIFGKLSDMYGRKRFFIFGLIVFLIGSALCGTAASITQLSIYRAIQGIGGGALMPIAFTIVFDIFPPQSRGKLTGLFGAVFGISSVIGPLLGAYITDYVGWNWIFYINLPIGVVSFFLIMSSYKESVSHAKQKIDWGGAFTLVAGIICLMFALELGGNQYAWDSATILGLFAGFAVFLIAFIFIERVAAEPVISFAMFRKRLFATSSLLGLFYGSAFIVATVYIPIFVQGVYGGSATNSGLILMPMMIGTVVGSQSGGLLTTKTSFRNIMMLSAVCFVAGIFSLSTLTPDTSRLLLNVFMALTGFGVGFSFSVLSMSSIHHFDMRQRGSATSTSTFLRSLGMTLGITIFGIIQRNSFTSELGAAFGNSGQASSFGDPRAALTPEARAQIPAPVLEKITHSLSASITHTFMWAIVPAALAVVFVLVMPKDRLLVQPKESQPASGQR
- a CDS encoding diguanylate cyclase, translated to MYSFLICFAGLGLFIFNITDKAFRFSPADWGWITAMSGSAVLLTVFTFQLPPQGNGLSLDSSVYLACIFIFGPSFALLVLLLSSLVLVFIEWGTTLLWKHLNNFAIYCILISSAAFIFTLSGGRQGPLLGSHLPAYASAMLVYFSLNLLLVGIFYYLMFHENLYTTLKDMLTDAVLAYLCTLVLSLVLTVLLYYNGMTGLALFLGLSILISYSFKRLFSMYRSIEERANRDQRTGLYNHSYFEAALEEEMRRSEASGQALSLAMIDIDDFKKYNDHFGHLKGDGLIVFLADLLTKETASTGIIVSRYGGEEFTLLLPGYDAAQAKVFIEQLRKLLNNSIFEGTEIFPQGCLAFSAGIAGYQPDVHFKSELVDHADQALYYAKKQGKNMVHIYGNQSSLERDIDFSQDVRDIEQQLNLFMYKDLETFKHSKRVFRYAMDISELLQLDNPARRQFTLGALIHDIGKLEIPWGILNKKDKLLPEEWEMVKWHVTWGKEMALTNDKYKELAPYIELHHERYDGKGYPYGFKGEEIPRLCRMLTIIDSFDAMTTERPYQPTKSFNEAIAELRACAGTQFDPELTELFIGYIEARELRPIGAAIS
- a CDS encoding aldo/keto reductase, with the protein product MLKALPLNKRGIPASRIALGCMGLGGEWDHEPVTAGQIKQGHEALEAALSIGINFFDHADIYTRGKAEKVFGQIFKERPGLRDEVILQSKCGIRLMEPGDITNMFDFSKEHILGSVDGTLSRLGTDYIDILLLHRPDPLMDPEEVAEALHQLKAAGKVRHFGVSNMSAAQIKLLQAYCDEPFIVNQLHMSLAKISWVDAALSVNREQWKDITFPEGTIEYCREENIQLQAWGPLAQGLFSGRPLEGQPESVVNTAARVRALAEEKNTTPEAIVLAWLMTYPAAIQPVIGTVNPLRIKACAGAESIQLTRKEWYELYVSSRGEKLP
- a CDS encoding metal-sensitive transcriptional regulator yields the protein MSAKNEKEHAGHDCAEDCHSSAPGVRKSHHSPEFKSGLNSRLNRIEGQIRGVKGMIERDTYCDDVLNQLAAVQAALNSVGKLLLEGHMKSCIIERIEAGEHEVIDELLVTVNKLMK
- a CDS encoding copper ion binding protein, yielding MSNVTLNVEGMSCGHCVSAVEKAVSGVGAAAKVDLPAKTVAVEFDENTVSLEAIKAAIEDQGYDVV
- a CDS encoding PadR family transcriptional regulator yields the protein MSMKLLILGLLLERDMHPYEITLVMKERTMDQFIKLQMGSLYYAVDKLAEGGHIEAVEIIRSPDRPDKTIYRITDKGRELMEQLILQQIKTSGQLYHPLYMALALSRYIDQEKVERLLEERIRETEHQVNYAYQVYEEHITVVPRSALHLMYGRYEHSLTELKWLKRLHQDVVDRRLSDTGRPIDL